Proteins encoded by one window of Lathyrus oleraceus cultivar Zhongwan6 chromosome 1, CAAS_Psat_ZW6_1.0, whole genome shotgun sequence:
- the LOC127074370 gene encoding subtilisin-like protease SBT2.3, with protein sequence MWVCELFFFFFTLAGFALDSTLPSSVFIETLMGKHNLTHFVLFSLVILVPCLCLQDVLDNATTSVYVVTLKQAPTSHSYGVLTRFNDDNNGFKDNGRTQFQKPRYDNITKTDKRYGSYVTRVHDSLLKKVLKGEKYLKLYSYHYLINGFAVLVTQQQAERLSSSDEVSNVVLDFSVRTATTHTPQFLGLPQGAWSQNGGFDIAGEGVVIGFVDTGIDPSHPSFGDNKSQHPYPVPAHFSGICEVTRDFPSGSCNRKLVGARHFAASAITRGIFNMTQDYASPFDGDGHGTHTASVAAGNHGIPVIVAGHHFGNASGMAPRSHIAVYKALYKSFGGFAADVVAAIDQAAQDGVDIISLSITPNRRPPGVATFFNPIDMALLSAVKAGIFVVQAAGNTGPSPMSMSSFSPWILTVGAASHDRLYSNSISLGNNVTILGVGLAPGTDENKLYKLIHARDALNNDTTVADDMYVGECQDASKYNRDLIKGNLMICSYSIRFVLGISTIKRASETAKNHSAAGVVFYMDPYVIGFQLNPVAMKTPGIIIPSTNDSKILMQYYNSSLEIDAVSKKVVKFGAVAAICGGLKANYSAASPKVMHYSARGPDPEDSLPRQADILKPNLLAPGNFIWAAWSSLGTDSVEFQGENFAMMSGTSMAAPHIAGLAALIKQKFPNFSPAAISSALSTTASQNDKSGGPIMAQRSYAFPDLSQTPATPFDMGSGFVNATGALNPGLIFDTSYDDYMSFLCGINGSAPVVLNFTGQNCLLYNSTLNGADLNLPSITLSKLNQSTIVQRTVQNIAGNNETYSVGWNAPFGVSVKVTPTHFSIANGGKQVLSVILNATANNSVVSYGKIGLFGNQGHVVNIPISVIFKISYSNITTS encoded by the exons ATGTGGGTGTGTGAactattcttcttcttcttcacaCTTGCTGGGTTTGCTTTGGATTCAACTCTGCCTTCTTCAGTTTTCATAGAAACCCTGATGGGGAAACATAATTTGACACATTTTGTGTTGTTTAGTTTGGTCATTCTTGTGCCTTGTTTATGCCTGCAAGATGTTCTGGATAATGCTACTACttctgtttatgttgttactTTGAAACAAGCTCCAACCTCTCATTCCTATGGTGTTTTGACAAGGTTCAATGATGATAATAATGGTTTCAAAGATAATGGAAGAACTCAATTTCAGAAACCAAG ATATGACAATATTACAAAGACAGATAAGAGATATGGCTCTTATGTTACACGAGTGCACGATTCTTTGTTGAAGAAAGTGTTGAAAGGAGAGAAATATTTGAAACTCTATAGCTACCATTACCTGATTAATGGATTTGCTGTTCTTGTTACCCAACAGCAG GCAGAGAGACTATCAAGCAGCGATGAAGTGTCCAATGTGGTTTTGGATTTTTCCGTTAGAACAGCGACTACACATACTCCACAATTTTTGGGTTTGCCACAAGGAGCATGGTCTCAAAATGGTGGTTTTGATATTGCTGGAGAAGGAGTTGTTATTGGGTTTGTTGACACTGGAATAGATCCATCACACCCTAGTTTCGGCGACAATAAATCTCAACATCCATATCCTGTTCCTGCTCATTTTTCTGGTATCTGCGAGGTTACTCGAGATTTTCCATCTGGCTCTTGCAATAGAAAACTTGTTGGGGCCCGTCATTTTGCAGCATCTGCTATAACAAGAGGAATATTTAACATGACTCAAGACTACGCTTCTCCCTTTGATGGCGATGGCCATGGCAC GCATACCGCATCGGTTGCAGCAGGAAACCATGGGATTCCGGTGATTGTTGCTGGGCATCACTTTGGGAATGCTAGTGGGATGGCTCCTCGTTCGCA CATTGCGGTGTACAAGGCGTTATACAAGAGCTTTGGAGGATTCGCTGCAGACGTTGTTGCAGCAATTGACCAG GCAGCTCAAGATGGGGTTGACATAATTAGTTTATCTATCACTCCAAATCGGCGTCCTCCCGGTGTTGCAACTTTCTTCAATCCTATTGACATGGCATTACTGTCAGCTGTAAAGGCTGGTATTTTTGTGGTTCAAGCTGCTGGAAATACCGGGCCATCACCAATGAGCATGTCTTCTTTCAGTCCATGGATCCTTACTGTTGGTGCTGCCTCTCATGACCGGCTTTATAGTAACTCCATAAGTCTTGGAAACAATGTTACCATACTTGGAGTAGGACTTGCAC CTGGCACGGATGAAAACAAACTTTACAAACTGATTCATGCGCGTGATGCTTTAAACAACGACACAACGGTCGCTGATGATATGTATGTTGGTGAGTGCCAAGATGCAAGCAAGTACAATCGCGATTTGATCAAAGGGAACCTTATGATCTGCAGCTATTCAATTCGATTTGTGCTTGGCATTTCCACAATCAAACGAGCGTCAGAAACAGCCAAAAACCATAGTGCAGCTGGTGTTGTCTTCTATATGGATCCTTATGTGATCGGTTTTCAGCTTAATCCAGTTGCAATGAAAACGCCTGGCATAATAATTCCATCTACAAATGACTCAAAG ATTTTAATGCAATACTACAATTCTTCATTGGAGATAGATGCGGTTTCGAAGAAAGTTGTTAAATTTGGGGCTGTTGCCGCAATCTGTGGTGGTCTAAAAGCAAACTACAGTGCTGCTTCCCCAAAGGTTATGCATTACTCTGCAAGAGGACCGGATCCCGAGGACAGTCTTCCTCGCCAAGCCGATATTTTGAAACCTAACTTGTTAGCTCCTGGAAACTTTATATGGGCAGCTTGGAGTTCTCTTGGAACTGACTCGGTTGAATTTCAAG GTGAGAATTTTGCAATGATGTCGGGCACAAGTATGGCTGCACCACATATTGCAGGTCTTGCTGCGCTGATTAAGCAAAAGTTTCCGAATTTCAGTCCTGCAGCCATCAGTTCCGCCCTTTCTACTACTGCTTCTCAGAATGATAAAAGCGGTGGACCGATTATGGCTCAACGATCATATGCCTTTCCAGATCTAAGCCAGACTCCGGCTACTCCTTTTGACATGGGAAGCGGTTTTGTGAATGCAACAGGAGCATTGAACCCGGGTTTGATCTTTGATACTA GTTACGATGATTACATGTCATTTTTATGTGGCATCAACGGTTCAGCTCCGGTGGTACTAAACTTCACCGGTCAAAATTGTTTGCTTTATAACTCCACTCTAAATGGTGCTGATCTAAACTTGCCTTCAATCACTTTATCAAAGCTAAACCAGTCCACAATTGTGCAAAGAACAGTTCAAAACATTGCTGGAAATAACGAAACTTACAGTGTTGGTTGGAACGCCCCTTTCGGTGTTTCGGTGAAAGTAACTCCAACTCACTTTTCTATTGCGAATGGCGGAAAACAAGTCTTGTCTGTGATCTTGAATGCAACTGCGAATAATTCTGTTGTGAGCTACGGGAAGATTGGACTGTTTGGTAATCAAGGTCATGTTGTCAACATTCCGATTTCGGTTATTTTTAAAATCTCATATAGTAACATCACTACTAGCTAA
- the LOC127115375 gene encoding uncharacterized protein LOC127115375, translating into MEPYRYSYTYNQLKAGVYLKLNNSLNWFALRDNTRPYYYALQQFVIISLDLGTETYTHFSFPKGFEESVIRPIVCVLMECLCVSHYSKGFDFVIWQMKEFGVGESWMKLLKFDSHGVVNMLPLHVFENGDTMIFASSPNEITCYNSTENRLVRQTTFINSIHISWFNVTHYVESLVSTY; encoded by the coding sequence ATGGAACCTTATCGGTATAGTTACACTTACAACCAGCTGAAAGCTGGTGTCTATTTGAAATTGAATAATAGTCTTAATTGGTTTGCCCTCCGTGATAATACCCGACCTTATTATTATGCTCTTCAACAATTTGTGATTATCTCACTTGATTTGGGAACAGAGACCTACACACACTTTTCGTTCCCTAAGGGATTTGAAGAGTCAGTTATTCGCCCAATTGTTTGCGTATTGATGGAATGTCTTTGTGTTTCTCACTATTCCAAAGGGTTTGATTTTGTTATATGGCAGATGAAGGAATTTGGAGTTGGAGAGTCATGGATGAAATTGCTTAAATTTGATTCACATGGAGTTGTTAATATGTTGCCATTACATGTTTTCGAGAATGGAGATACGATGATATTTGCTAGCAGTCCTAACGAAATAACTTGCTATAATAGCACAGAAAATAGACTAGTAAGGCAAACTACATTTATAAATAGCATACACATAAGTTGGTTTAATGTGACCCATTACGTTGAAAGTTTGGTTTCAACCTATTGA